The nucleotide window aaattagagaaagagagagaaaCGGAGATGAAGACCCTTCTGCAGAAGCAGTCAGATTTAAATACCTCcatcaattttataaaaaataccacCTCCCTcttggaggagaaaaagaaattcgtCGTggatgaaaaggaaaaaacgaaaaatgccGTAGCCAATTTGAAGGCAGCCTACCAAAGCTCCTGCCAGAAGAAGGCCCAAACGAACCGCCTACTTTTGGATTTAAAAAACGTCGTTCGAAAATTGTGCAACTCGGATGAGGAGGGCAAACACAATCACGTGTGTGAAGGTAATTCAAGGGGGAAGTCCCTCGTGGGAAATAACTGCGAAACGACGGATGGAAAGggagcttcccccccgtgtgATGAAAACGCACACATGAATGATGCTACGCTGAAGAAAGGACAGGAACAGGCGAGCCACCATTTGAACGCCTCCAATTTGTTgagaaaaatattccttttaaaaaaaaacatttttgacgtggaaaaaaatatgaacagcataaaggggagaaaaaaaaaactcaccaTCGACATCAGCCAGTTCAATTGCGAAATGGACAACATAAACATTAGGAAGGAAAACctgaagaataaaaaaaaaatacttctgaaaaataaaatgctaagtgaaattaaaaacacgATGAACGAGTTGGAGGAGTTAGACCAAACGGAAGGCCTCATCTTGAAACAGCTGGAGGACGCGAAGGGGGATATGAGCCTGTTAAGGAAGGACCACCTGCGGATGAAGGAGCAGAAAGAAGAACTGAAGCGCAGATTGTTTCGCCAGGAGAGGAAGTTGCTCAAGCGGGAAATTCGCCACGTTCGGGGGGGCCTCAATCGTGAGGGGGCAGACAGTGTGGTAACTCCCCCAGCTGAGGACGCGGCAGGTGAGACGGGTGATGGGGCTAGCGGTGAGAGGGATGATGCGGCTGACCGTGAGGGGGATGGCATGGCTGACCGTGAGAGGGACGACGTGGCTAGCGGTGAGGCGGGCGACGTGGAAGCCTTCCCATTTTCCGAGGAATCTGAGCAGTCGGAGGGGGGCGAATCGACTGCCGCCTTTAGTCAGATGCTGCACCAGTTGGAGAGGATAAGCGCGCAGGGCGAAGATGAGGAGGACCAAAATGTGTGGAGCGACCAGGGGGGGAGTGcccaagaggaagaagacacCTCGCAGAGtgatgaggaagaggggGATCAAGGAGACGGAGAAATCGGCGAAATCGCCGCAACCGGCCAAACCGGCCGAACCGACGGAGCGGAGACCTCCCTCCCAAGTGATGAAGACAAAAGTGGCCCATCGGAGGACAACTCCGACGGTGGGGACCATGGCGACGGGGCGAAAGTCGTTGCAGGTGTTGTGCccaaaggagaggaagaaaacacAAGCGATTCCTTCCCACGCATTAGTACACACAGCAGAGACCCACTGAGCCGACTGGAAAAGTTAAAACAGGAGGAAAGTGGCACCTTCGAAAGGATGCTAGAGAAGTACAAAGCGATCTGCAATTTAAGTGAAAGTGTAGACCACCATGTGTTGGAAAAGGAAGTTGGGCAGATTTATGGGGACATAACGagggagcaaaaaatatttaaaaacaaaaaattgctcaCCTTAAGGAACAGAAGAAGAATCCTAAAGAGGTACTACCACTACGTTTCGGAAAATAGTGAGGAGGAGGATCTGAATGGATAAGTGGTTTGGTGGGCCCAGGAATAGGGACGCCTGGATGTATCACCAGGTGGTCAGGTGTTTTGTGCCGACAGGAGATGGCTGCGCAGAGGTGGAGGAGTAGGAGGGTTATCGTTTCGTAGAATTCCCATTCTGCTTACTCCCGAGTTTAATAAAGTGAACCGGTGCGGGGGGGGCGAAGGTGTGCGTACGCCCCAATCGGTCTATCCCTCTCCCCTTGACTCATTCacttattcctttttttttttttctttttttttgtgtgtgatTCCCTGCGCgaggtaattttttgaagCCCCCTCCCCGTGGCAAATGCTGTATGCATAAAAGATTTCACCTCCCATTTTCGCGTTGCCGGTTGGAAGAGAAAagaggagtttttttttttttttctctccgcTTAGCCGATTCATCTATGCGTTTTTTCGTTCGCTTGTTTGTTTGATTGCTTCCCTACATgtttgatgtttttttttttttttttttttttcgcgcgtGATGACCTCACCCCTTTGTGCAAAACTGAAGAGTGACTCCATTCGCGCAGTTTTCACAAGAAAGGTACCCCGTGTATATAACGTAGTAGCCATTTTTACGCACCTAGACAAGGAGAAATGGAGAGATTCCCCTGGCCTACACGCCCGCGCGATTTCTCCCGTACACTCATTTGCTAATGTtctttcccccattttggtaaTCCTTCTCACACTTTCGCATGAACGGACAGCTGGGATTTTGGTCCTATGCCATGTGAAGCGGGGGAGACAAATTAGGGGCTTGATTGGAGGCTTCTTTAGAGGCTTAATTAGGGGATTAATTGGGGGCCTATTTAGAGGCTTCTTAGATGCTTCTTAGATGCTTAGTGGCTTATTTAGAGCGCCCCAATACAATCCGCTCGACGTGCCGAAATAAATTCCTACAGAGTGTTCGATCAACTGGCGAAGGAGgcatagtttttttttttttttttttttgtgtaaccCCCCCCGAAACATGTCTTCTCATCATGTCTATGAAGAAGCTAAAAAGCAGCGGTCTGCTGAGGTTAGAAAGTAAAAGCGTCGATAAGACGGAGGCGAATAACAATTTCGTAAAGAAAAGTGcgaatgtaaaaattgtgaggaagaaaacggATGGACAGGTTGAGAGGACCCTGACGGGCACCGTTCCTTTGCAGAAGGAGGGGGACAAGGTGGTGAAGCGGAAGGTCCTTAAGAAGGCGCAGGAGGGGGGTGCCACCGTTGCGGTGAACGTAAGCAGCATAGGGAATGGCGGCAGCACGGGGAATGATGGTAGCATAGGGAACGACGGCAGCGCTGCTAACATGGCAGAATCATCCAcgctgaaggaggaaaaaaagagttacGTCGTTCGGAAGGCCGCCGCCAAGTTCAGTGCCAGGGCGGGGAAGACGAATGAGGCTGCCCACAGAGACCCCCTTGGGGATGATGACGAGGGGAATGGAGAGGAAAGTCCCAAAGGGAACCTCGAGTATGACGATGCTGGCAGCGGTAACGGAAAGGATTACCAGGACAATAATAGCCATGCTGGTGATGAGGCCCCCCCTCCTCATgctgcgaaaaaaattgtgaagaagaaaaaacccATTGAGAGGGAACCAAACAGAAGCAACCCTAACGCAAATGATGCCATCCCTGGAACGCAGTTTGAGCACCCAGGCAACCCCAACGGAAGGAGCGACAAAAGCGATAAGGTGGAAGACGACTCGGAAAATGAAATCCTCAATTCGATTATCTGCAAAAATGACGAGTCCGCCTTAGCAGAAGCACCCaaggaggtgaagaaaaagaaaaagaaaattattgtCCGGAAGAAGGTACCCATAGGTGAGAAGCTAAAGGGTGCAGAGAAGGGTAACCAGTCCCCCGGGGTGCGAACCACTCCTGGGGCGCAAACTACCCCTGGGGGGTGGACGCCTCGCGTCGCCACGACGGTGACCACCAACGGCAACAGCGGTGGGAACAGTGGCGGCCAGCCGAACGAATGCTGCGAACGAATGGcgaacgaaataaaaatgagcgAAACGAAAATCGCGCAAATGCAACAGACGTacgaggaaaaaatgagcagcgtggtagaagaaaacaaaaaggagaaagaccAGCTGAACACGTACATACAAAATCTAAACGAAGAAATGCacaacataaataataagcTCAGTGACgaggtgaaggaaaaaaatacgctGAAAGAAAGTTATCAAAATTTGCGAAGCGACAAATTAGAGCTCgaagaaaaagtgaacaTGTTAACAAGACAGATGGATGAGTCAAACGAAATGTCCCTCCTCCTGAATGCAAAGGTTGCCACtctggaggaggaaaataaaatgctacTAGATAGGGACCAACAAAATGACCTAAAGGTTGAGCAACTGCAAGGGgagaaaatcaaaatggaaaaaaaaatggatgaacAGAatcttttaataaaaaaaaaggatgaactTATAAACAAGTACATGAGCGAAATagagaattataaaaacgtGTTGAAGAGCAAAGGAGAAATGATGATCCTTGGTAGCTCCACCACCATCGATAAGAGCGTGCCAGacaaaaacagccaaaaggAACAGGTAGCCAAAttggtgaaggaaaaaaaggaactcaTTTATGCCTTCAAAAAACAGCTCGACTTGATTGTAATCCTCAAAAAGCAAATTAGCCTTCTCGAAAGCAACAAAATTGTCAACATGACTTCGGGTGAGCTGAAGAAGGTGCTTCACGACTGaccgggggggaagcggcgtggcGAAGTGGTGTTGCGACGTCGCATCGCACATATGACTGCTAGCGACGTGAAACAATTAACAAACGTAGTTATGActtcaaaaaggaagcggcGCACACAAGTGCATGCGTATGTGCCTACATACACACGCCTCAACATAGAGGTGA belongs to Plasmodium vivax chromosome 3, whole genome shotgun sequence and includes:
- a CDS encoding hypothetical protein, conserved (encoded by transcript PVX_000835A), which produces MSMKKLKSSGLLRLESKSVDKTEANNNFVKKSANVKIVRKKTDGQVERTLTGTVPLQKEGDKVVKRKVLKKAQEGGATVAVNVSSIGNGGSTGNDGSIGNDGSAANMAESSTLKEEKKSYVVRKAAAKFSARAGKTNEAAHRDPLGDDDEGNGEESPKGNLEYDDAGSGNGKDYQDNNSHAGDEAPPPHAAKKIVKKKKPIEREPNRSNPNANDAIPGTQFEHPGNPNGRSDKSDKVEDDSENEILNSIICKNDESALAEAPKEVKKKKKKIIVRKKVPIGEKLKGAEKGNQSPGVRTTPGAQTTPGGWTPRVATTVTTNGNSGGNSGGQPNECCERMANEIKMSETKIAQMQQTYEEKMSSVVEENKKEKDQLNTYIQNLNEEMHNINNKLSDEVKEKNTLKESYQNLRSDKLELEEKVNMLTRQMDESNEMSLLLNAKVATLEEENKMLLDRDQQNDLKVEQLQGEKIKMEKKMDEQNLLIKKKDELINKYMSEIENYKNVLKSKGEMMILGSSTTIDKSVPDKNSQKEQVAKLVKEKKELIYAFKKQLDLIVILKKQISLLESNKIVNMTSGELKKVLHD
- a CDS encoding hypothetical protein, conserved (encoded by transcript PVX_000840A), which codes for MSMFKGMLIKSSERSAKGKNPTAGKGNAAQEAQLAMGSSTLSSKRGDAYLDLEDLAPSYCSSVAATDKGGNNVQGDEAVTLPLHGDKDEEERFERSSGFYKIAPNGSAPWVGSYERGSNNSESANGAKRSSCSHPKWSDSRSEYASEPCEVPLECTQTEITKRREGAIPQEGKHHMENPPQQRITPLNDLLPLMRDFFMTNTKQWDKDKVNIFLDELAQNKIHQNVLIVVYYFTYEAYANRVLLNLKEEYNCDLLIYKFLGKVHKIRKKRKKCKEEEKVLIINEKLDTAHEMQKRIFTYNLELTNIESYITDLYRKKKQINCCNFFLKNYVKNVLHLIIRNICTNKKEEKKKKKSFFEEKKYELFMWKKKIMQKEEDIKTEEENIKTETRNVEESKEELNKAVQDISSTYEKQLHKIDEEIDSIDRNIKELEEMITIKKAQKEDAISSKKKLEKERETEMKTLLQKQSDLNTSINFIKNTTSLLEEKKKFVVDEKEKTKNAVANLKAAYQSSCQKKAQTNRLLLDLKNVVRKLCNSDEEGKHNHVCEGNSRGKSLVGNNCETTDGKGASPPCDENAHMNDATLKKGQEQASHHLNASNLLRKIFLLKKNIFDVEKNMNSIKGRKKKLTIDISQFNCEMDNINIRKENLKNKKKILLKNKMLSEIKNTMNELEELDQTEGLILKQLEDAKGDMSLLRKDHLRMKEQKEELKRRLFRQERKLLKREIRHVRGGLNREGADSVVTPPAEDAAGETGDGASGERDDAADREGDGMADRERDDVASGEAGDVEAFPFSEESEQSEGGESTAAFSQMLHQLERISAQGEDEEDQNVWSDQGGSAQEEEDTSQSDEEEGDQGDGEIGEIAATGQTGRTDGAETSLPSDEDKSGPSEDNSDGGDHGDGAKVVAGVVPKGEEENTSDSFPRISTHSRDPLSRLEKLKQEESGTFERMLEKYKAICNLSESVDHHVLEKEVGQIYGDITREQKIFKNKKLLTLRNRRRILKRYYHYVSENSEEEDLNG